A genome region from Rhodanobacter thiooxydans includes the following:
- the moaA gene encoding GTP 3',8-cyclase MoaA — translation MQTLVDHHGRSFPYLRLSLTEACNYRCTYCLPDGYQANGRPVFLILEEIRRLVRGFAALGMSKIRLTGGEPSLRKDLPAIIAAVAAVPGIRRIALTTNGCRLPRLVRGWREAGLTALNVSLDSLDAARYLDITGHDRFAEVTAGIEQALALGFEAVKINAVLLRGRNDDELPAWLDYLRGRDVALRFIELMRTGENREFFERHHLRAEGLQRQLLADGWVLRPRTADAGPALEYAHPDYRGRIGVIAPYARDFCAGCNRLRVTARGDLRLCLFGNFGISLRPLLQSDDDHHALVAHIATQLGLKAAGHGLHQGLTGITPHLASIGG, via the coding sequence GTGCAGACCCTGGTTGACCATCATGGACGCTCATTTCCCTATCTGCGCCTGTCGTTGACCGAGGCGTGCAATTACCGCTGCACGTATTGCCTGCCCGACGGCTACCAGGCGAACGGCCGGCCCGTCTTCCTCATCCTTGAGGAAATCCGGCGGCTGGTGCGCGGGTTTGCCGCGCTGGGCATGAGCAAGATCCGCCTGACCGGCGGCGAACCCAGCCTGCGCAAGGACCTGCCGGCGATCATCGCCGCCGTGGCCGCGGTGCCCGGCATCCGCCGGATTGCGCTGACCACCAACGGCTGCCGCCTGCCGCGGCTGGTGCGCGGCTGGCGCGAGGCGGGGCTGACCGCGCTCAACGTCAGCCTCGACAGCCTCGACGCCGCACGTTATCTGGACATCACCGGGCATGACCGTTTTGCCGAGGTCACCGCGGGCATCGAGCAGGCGCTGGCGCTGGGCTTCGAGGCAGTGAAGATCAACGCAGTACTGCTGCGCGGGCGCAACGACGACGAGCTTCCCGCCTGGCTGGACTACCTGCGCGGGCGCGATGTCGCGCTGCGCTTCATCGAGCTGATGCGCACCGGCGAGAACCGCGAGTTCTTCGAGCGCCACCACCTGCGCGCCGAGGGCCTGCAGCGACAGTTGCTGGCCGACGGCTGGGTGTTGCGGCCGCGCACGGCGGACGCCGGGCCGGCGCTCGAATACGCGCATCCGGACTATCGCGGCCGCATCGGCGTGATCGCGCCGTATGCCCGCGACTTCTGCGCCGGCTGCAATCGCCTGCGGGTCACCGCGCGCGGCGACCTGCGGCTGTGCCTGTTCGGCAATTTCGGCATCTCGCTGCGGCCGCTGCTGCAGTCGGACGACGACCACCACGCGCTGGTGGCGCACATCGCCACCCAGCTCGGCCTGAAGGCCGCCGGCCACGGCCTGCACCAGGGGCTGACCGGCATCACGCCGCACCTGGCCTCGATCGGAGGATGA
- the fabB gene encoding beta-ketoacyl-ACP synthase I has protein sequence MRRVVVTGMGIVSCLGNLPATVVRALRDGRSGIQAIPEYIERGLRSHVAGVPQIDLDAAIDRKLKRFMGDAAAYAYVAMRSAIADAGLAIEHIRHPRSGVIAGSGGGSARWQIETGDILREKGVRKIGPYMVPRTMCSTVSATLATAFGILGLSYSISAACATSAHCIGAAADLIRHGAQDVMFAGGGEEVHWGMTAQFDAMGALSSHYNAAPATASRPYDTGRDGFVIAGGGGMLVLEEYEHAKARGAHIHAELVGYGVTSDGADMVAPSGEGAVRCMRMAMASVNAPVDYLNTHGTSTPLGDIVELQALRETFGEAVPPLSSTKALTGHSLGAASVHEAIYSLLMLNEGFMAGSANIDELDPRAEGFPILRESRPAQLTTVMSNSFGFGGTNASLVFAKV, from the coding sequence ATGCGTCGTGTCGTAGTGACGGGCATGGGCATCGTGTCGTGCCTGGGCAATCTTCCGGCCACGGTGGTGCGCGCGCTGCGCGACGGCCGCAGCGGCATCCAGGCGATTCCGGAGTACATCGAGCGCGGCCTGCGCAGCCATGTGGCCGGTGTGCCGCAGATCGACCTGGACGCCGCGATCGATCGCAAGCTGAAGCGTTTCATGGGTGATGCCGCCGCCTACGCCTACGTGGCGATGCGTTCGGCGATCGCCGATGCGGGACTGGCTATCGAGCACATCCGCCATCCGCGCAGCGGCGTGATCGCCGGCTCCGGCGGTGGTTCGGCGCGGTGGCAGATCGAGACCGGCGACATTCTGCGCGAGAAGGGCGTGCGCAAGATCGGCCCGTACATGGTGCCGCGCACGATGTGCTCCACCGTGTCCGCTACGCTGGCCACCGCGTTCGGCATCCTCGGCCTGAGCTATTCGATCTCCGCCGCCTGCGCCACCTCGGCGCACTGCATTGGTGCGGCCGCGGACCTGATCCGCCACGGCGCGCAGGACGTGATGTTCGCCGGCGGCGGCGAGGAAGTGCATTGGGGCATGACCGCGCAGTTCGACGCCATGGGCGCGCTGTCCAGCCACTACAACGCCGCCCCGGCGACCGCGTCGCGCCCGTACGACACCGGCCGCGACGGCTTCGTCATCGCCGGTGGCGGCGGCATGCTGGTGCTGGAGGAATACGAGCACGCGAAGGCGCGCGGCGCGCACATCCATGCCGAGCTGGTCGGCTACGGCGTCACCTCCGACGGCGCCGACATGGTGGCGCCCTCGGGCGAAGGCGCGGTGCGCTGCATGCGCATGGCGATGGCCAGCGTCAACGCCCCGGTCGACTATCTCAACACCCACGGCACCTCCACGCCGCTGGGCGACATCGTCGAACTGCAGGCGTTGCGCGAGACGTTCGGCGAGGCGGTACCGCCGCTGTCGTCGACCAAGGCGCTGACTGGCCATTCGCTCGGCGCGGCCAGCGTGCACGAGGCGATCTACAGCCTGCTGATGCTCAACGAGGGCTTCATGGCTGGCTCGGCCAACATCGACGAACTCGACCCGCGCGCCGAAGGCTTCCCGATCCTGCGTGAAAGCCGCCCGGCGCAACTGACCACGGTGATGTCCAACAGCTTCGGCTTCGGCGGCACCAACGCCAGCCTGGTGTTCGCCAAGGTGTGA
- the moeB gene encoding molybdopterin-synthase adenylyltransferase MoeB, which translates to MSVPTNRDSWLEQLRRRIPEISPAQALAQQALGALLIDVREDAERAGGLPAHALGLSRGHLELRIEDLQQDRERPLLLLCASGQRSLLAAESLQRLGYRQVSSVAGGFARWKAEGLPIAAGTLDPDAAERYARQLQLAQVGEQGQARLGAARVAIVGAGGLGSPAALYLAAAGVGQLTLIDHDTVERSNLHRQVVHADARVGMAKTASARMTLQALNPRIHVETRAERLDAGNVERLLAGHDLMLDGTDNFPTRYLLAAASLRLKMPMIYGAVERFSGQLGVFDPRRDDSPCYRCLFPLPPSAADAPNCSEAGVLGVLPGIVGLLQATEALKLILGLGDPLVGQLLSFDALGMQFHKARLQRNPGCPACSAHATFTGYPQIEALCSSGARPD; encoded by the coding sequence ATGAGCGTCCCGACCAACCGCGACTCCTGGCTGGAGCAGCTGCGCCGGCGCATACCGGAAATTTCCCCGGCCCAGGCGCTGGCGCAACAGGCGCTCGGCGCCCTGCTGATCGACGTGCGCGAAGACGCCGAGCGTGCCGGCGGCCTGCCCGCCCATGCGCTGGGCCTGTCGCGCGGTCACCTCGAGCTGCGCATCGAGGACCTGCAGCAGGATCGCGAACGTCCCCTGCTGCTGCTGTGCGCCTCCGGGCAACGCTCACTGCTCGCCGCCGAATCGCTGCAGCGGCTCGGCTACCGCCAGGTGAGCTCGGTCGCCGGCGGGTTCGCGCGCTGGAAGGCCGAAGGCCTGCCCATCGCGGCCGGCACGCTCGACCCGGACGCTGCCGAGCGCTATGCGCGCCAGTTGCAGCTGGCGCAGGTCGGCGAGCAAGGGCAGGCCCGGCTGGGCGCGGCGAGGGTGGCGATCGTGGGCGCCGGAGGGCTGGGCTCGCCGGCGGCGCTGTACCTCGCCGCCGCCGGCGTCGGCCAGCTCACCCTGATCGACCACGACACGGTGGAACGCTCGAACCTGCACCGGCAAGTCGTCCACGCCGACGCGCGCGTAGGCATGGCCAAGACCGCGTCGGCGCGGATGACGCTGCAGGCGCTGAACCCGCGCATCCACGTCGAGACGCGGGCCGAGCGGCTGGATGCCGGCAACGTGGAGCGGCTGCTGGCCGGCCACGACCTGATGCTCGACGGCACCGACAACTTTCCCACCCGCTACCTGCTGGCCGCCGCCTCGCTGCGCCTGAAGATGCCGATGATCTACGGCGCGGTGGAGCGTTTCAGCGGGCAGCTCGGCGTGTTCGATCCGCGCCGCGACGATTCACCGTGCTACCGCTGCCTGTTCCCGCTGCCGCCGTCCGCGGCCGATGCGCCCAATTGCAGCGAAGCGGGGGTGCTTGGCGTGCTGCCCGGCATCGTCGGCCTGCTGCAGGCGACCGAGGCGCTCAAGCTGATCCTGGGCCTGGGCGATCCACTGGTCGGCCAGTTGCTCAGCTTCGACGCGCTGGGCATGCAGTTCCACAAGGCGCGGCTGCAGCGCAACCCGGGTTGCCCGGCATGCTCGGCCCACGCGACGTTCACCGGCTACCCGCAGATCGAGGCGCTGTGTTCGTCCGGCGCTCGCCCGGACTGA
- a CDS encoding thymidine phosphorylase, with protein sequence MNAQRAAGLIRCKRDGGELDAGQLRAVAQGIGSGAWSEAQVAAFAMAVAWRGMSIPECRQFTLALRDSGQCLHWDDLPGPTLDKHSTGGVGDGVSLLLAPLLAACGGYVPMISGRGLGHTGGTLDKLESLAGYEVHPSSARLRQVVEEVGCAIVGQGEGLVPADGRLYAVRDVTATVDVADLMVASILSKKLAGGAQALVLDIKTGNGAQLPALADARALAGRMLAVAEGSGLELRVVYSDMGQMLGREAGNALELRAVLDLLCGRGDNPRLLALTLELAAALLCMGGLAADHGDATRQLRRALDTGEAAERFARMVAALGGPADLLQRPDVHLARAPIQHEVRSPGTGYVAAVDVRALGQAVVELGGGRSRPGQALDHAVGLVEVLGCGSAVEVGQPLAIIHARRADAAEAVQRKVARAFRITTEPPPSRPLWQWHLPAEQCA encoded by the coding sequence GTGAACGCACAGCGTGCCGCCGGCCTGATCCGCTGCAAGCGCGACGGCGGCGAACTCGACGCCGGCCAACTGCGCGCGGTGGCGCAGGGCATCGGCAGCGGCGCCTGGAGCGAGGCTCAGGTTGCGGCGTTCGCGATGGCGGTGGCGTGGCGCGGCATGAGCATTCCGGAGTGTCGTCAGTTCACCCTGGCGCTGCGCGATTCCGGCCAGTGTCTGCACTGGGACGATCTGCCCGGGCCGACGCTGGACAAGCACTCCACCGGCGGTGTCGGCGACGGCGTGAGCCTGCTGCTGGCGCCGCTGCTGGCGGCCTGCGGCGGCTACGTGCCGATGATCTCCGGCCGCGGTCTGGGCCATACCGGAGGCACCCTCGACAAGCTGGAGAGCCTGGCCGGCTACGAGGTGCATCCGTCCAGCGCGCGCCTGCGCCAGGTGGTGGAGGAGGTCGGCTGCGCCATCGTCGGCCAGGGCGAGGGGCTGGTGCCGGCCGATGGCCGGCTGTACGCCGTGCGCGACGTCACCGCCACGGTGGACGTGGCCGACCTGATGGTTGCCTCCATCCTCTCCAAGAAGCTCGCCGGCGGCGCGCAGGCGCTGGTGCTGGACATCAAGACCGGCAATGGCGCCCAGCTGCCTGCGCTGGCCGATGCGCGCGCGCTGGCCGGGCGCATGTTGGCCGTCGCCGAAGGCAGCGGCCTCGAGCTGCGGGTGGTCTACAGCGACATGGGCCAGATGCTGGGCCGCGAGGCCGGCAACGCGCTGGAACTGCGTGCCGTGCTGGACCTGCTGTGCGGCCGCGGCGACAACCCGCGCCTGCTTGCGCTCACGCTCGAACTGGCGGCGGCGCTGCTTTGCATGGGTGGTCTTGCCGCTGACCACGGCGACGCGACGCGACAGCTGCGCCGCGCGCTCGATACCGGCGAGGCGGCCGAACGCTTCGCCCGCATGGTGGCGGCGCTGGGCGGCCCGGCGGATCTACTGCAACGGCCGGATGTCCATCTGGCCCGGGCGCCGATACAGCACGAGGTTCGCTCGCCCGGCACCGGCTACGTGGCGGCGGTGGACGTGCGCGCGCTGGGTCAGGCGGTGGTCGAGCTGGGCGGCGGCCGCAGCCGACCGGGCCAGGCGCTGGACCATGCGGTGGGCCTGGTCGAGGTACTCGGTTGTGGCAGCGCCGTCGAGGTCGGCCAGCCGCTGGCGATCATCCACGCCCGCCGCGCCGACGCCGCCGAGGCGGTGCAGCGCAAGGTGGCCCGCGCTTTCCGCATTACCACCGAGCCGCCGCCGAGCCGGCCGCTGTGGCAGTGGCACCTGCCGGCAGAACAATGCGCATGA
- a CDS encoding phosphopentomutase: MTRVIWLVCDSLGLGAAPDAAAYGDLGADTFGHIAAACAAAARGPLRLPQFSRLGLPQAHAAIHGQAAPGFAGLAAPEGLWGHAVERARGKDTPSGHWESAGVVLTQPFGLFEQAEQSFPPALLQALVEQGGLPGVLGNCHASGTEIVQRLGAEHVRSGRPIVYTSADSVFQIAAHEQAFGLDRLYRLCELARTLLDDYHIGRVIARPFTGDAATGFSRTVHRRDYALPPPAPTLFDALQAAGGEVIAIGKIDDIFAHRGVSRVVHAYGHDALFDATLAALAQAGPHSLIATNFVDFDMLYGHRRDVFGYAAALEALDARLAELLPALQPGDLLVISADHGCDPVWPGSDHTRECIPVLAFGPGLAPRALGRRDSFADIGQSMASHLGLPPLATGRSFSPA, encoded by the coding sequence ATGACCCGCGTGATCTGGCTGGTGTGCGATTCGCTGGGGCTCGGCGCCGCGCCGGATGCCGCCGCCTATGGCGACCTCGGCGCCGACACCTTCGGCCACATTGCCGCCGCGTGTGCCGCGGCGGCCCGCGGCCCGCTGCGCCTGCCGCAGTTCAGCCGGCTCGGCCTGCCGCAGGCGCATGCCGCGATCCACGGCCAGGCGGCGCCCGGCTTCGCCGGGCTGGCGGCGCCCGAAGGCCTGTGGGGGCATGCGGTGGAACGCGCCCGCGGCAAGGACACGCCGTCGGGCCACTGGGAAAGCGCCGGCGTGGTGCTGACGCAGCCGTTCGGGCTGTTCGAGCAGGCCGAGCAGTCGTTTCCGCCGGCCCTGCTGCAGGCCCTGGTGGAGCAGGGTGGGCTGCCCGGCGTGCTCGGCAACTGCCATGCCTCCGGCACCGAGATCGTCCAGCGCCTTGGCGCCGAGCACGTGCGCAGCGGCCGTCCGATCGTCTACACCTCGGCCGATTCGGTATTCCAGATCGCCGCCCACGAGCAGGCGTTCGGCCTGGACCGGCTGTACCGCCTGTGCGAGCTGGCGCGCACGCTGCTCGATGACTACCACATCGGGCGGGTGATCGCGCGGCCGTTCACCGGCGACGCCGCCACCGGCTTCAGCCGCACCGTGCATCGGCGCGACTATGCCCTGCCGCCGCCCGCGCCGACGCTGTTCGACGCGCTGCAGGCGGCCGGCGGCGAGGTGATCGCGATCGGCAAGATCGACGACATCTTCGCCCACCGCGGCGTGTCGCGGGTGGTGCATGCGTACGGTCACGATGCCTTGTTCGACGCCACGCTGGCGGCGCTGGCGCAGGCCGGCCCGCACAGCCTGATCGCGACCAACTTCGTGGACTTCGACATGCTGTACGGCCATCGGCGCGACGTGTTCGGCTATGCCGCGGCACTGGAAGCACTGGACGCGCGGCTGGCGGAGTTGCTGCCGGCGCTGCAGCCGGGCGACCTGCTGGTGATCAGCGCCGACCACGGCTGCGATCCGGTCTGGCCGGGCAGCGACCATACCCGCGAATGCATCCCGGTGCTGGCGTTCGGGCCGGGGCTGGCGCCGCGCGCGTTGGGCCGGCGCGACAGCTTTGCCGACATCGGCCAGAGCATGGCCAGCCACCTCGGCCTGCCGCCGCTGGCGACCGGGCGCAGCTTTTCTCCCGCATGA
- a CDS encoding ribonucleotide reductase subunit alpha: protein MALTSFQDLLDASRRQPEPQRLLFVFARVELPEAATDTQRERAARGEGGNLSPSLCVDKAPEEVASFAALVEESATTGLPWDIVCVASLSGRAGVAPGTDEAAQPLRFMVNAINNGRVAEFAAFDREGNVLQFC, encoded by the coding sequence ATGGCGCTGACCAGCTTCCAGGATCTGCTTGACGCGAGCCGCCGGCAGCCTGAGCCGCAACGGTTGCTGTTCGTCTTCGCGCGCGTCGAATTGCCGGAGGCGGCTACCGATACGCAGCGCGAACGCGCGGCGCGGGGGGAAGGCGGCAACCTGTCGCCCAGCCTGTGCGTGGACAAGGCGCCGGAGGAAGTCGCCAGCTTCGCCGCGCTGGTGGAGGAGTCAGCGACCACCGGCCTGCCGTGGGACATCGTGTGCGTCGCCAGCCTGTCCGGCCGCGCCGGCGTGGCCCCGGGCACCGACGAAGCCGCGCAGCCGCTGCGCTTCATGGTCAACGCAATCAACAACGGACGCGTGGCCGAGTTTGCCGCCTTCGATCGCGAAGGCAACGTGCTGCAGTTCTGCTGA
- a CDS encoding L-aspartate oxidase codes for MRHAQLPIVVVGGGAAGLATALAMAPAPVRLLCRAHDGRGSASALAQGGIAAALDPRDSAAAHAADTLVAGAQHNDVAMVQWLAAGAPAAIAWLQAQGVVFDRDAQGCLQLGREGGHSTARIVHAGGDASGAALVYALRARVQEAAHVQWRGGVDVDGLLLREGRVAGVRTRDERGRRERIEASVVVLATGGIGALYARTSNPPGADGAGLALGLAAGAAARDLEFVQFHPTALDVPGHCLPLITEALRGAGARLHDGGGHALMAGVHPLGDLAPRDVVSRRVAAEQAAGGRVWLDATGVDGDWARRFPTVLAACLAHGFDPRRDALPVTPAAHFHMGGLATDADGRTSVPGLYAVGEVACNGVHGANRLASNSLLEGVLGGRRLGELLANAPVPEPGRGRLRVVERGESLPPAQLTALHALLWQAAGPVREARALRDAWRACAALAEAGWQARLAKALLRAMRLRRHSLGAHWREDRGCPR; via the coding sequence ATGAGGCACGCACAGCTGCCGATCGTGGTGGTGGGTGGCGGTGCGGCCGGGTTGGCCACGGCGCTGGCCATGGCGCCGGCGCCGGTGCGGCTGCTGTGCCGCGCCCACGATGGCCGCGGCAGCGCCAGCGCGCTGGCCCAGGGCGGCATCGCTGCGGCGCTCGATCCGCGCGACAGCGCGGCCGCGCATGCCGCCGACACGCTGGTCGCCGGTGCGCAGCACAACGATGTGGCGATGGTGCAGTGGCTGGCGGCCGGGGCGCCGGCGGCGATCGCGTGGCTGCAGGCGCAGGGCGTGGTGTTCGATCGCGATGCACAGGGCTGCCTGCAGTTGGGTCGCGAAGGGGGCCATAGCACGGCGCGCATCGTGCACGCCGGCGGCGATGCCAGCGGCGCCGCGTTGGTCTACGCCTTGCGCGCCAGGGTGCAGGAGGCCGCGCACGTGCAGTGGCGCGGCGGCGTCGATGTCGATGGCCTGCTGCTGCGTGAGGGGCGCGTGGCGGGCGTGCGCACCCGCGACGAGCGCGGTCGCCGTGAGCGGATCGAGGCGTCGGTCGTGGTGCTGGCTACCGGCGGCATCGGCGCCTTGTATGCGCGCACCAGCAATCCACCGGGTGCCGATGGCGCCGGCCTCGCGCTGGGCCTGGCGGCGGGGGCCGCGGCCCGCGACCTGGAGTTCGTGCAATTCCATCCCACCGCGCTCGACGTGCCGGGCCATTGCCTGCCGCTGATCACCGAGGCGCTGCGCGGTGCCGGTGCCCGCCTGCATGATGGCGGCGGTCACGCGCTGATGGCGGGGGTGCATCCGCTCGGCGACCTGGCGCCGCGCGATGTGGTGTCGCGGCGCGTGGCCGCGGAGCAGGCCGCGGGTGGGCGGGTCTGGCTCGACGCCACCGGTGTGGACGGCGACTGGGCGCGGCGTTTTCCCACCGTATTGGCGGCATGCCTTGCGCACGGCTTCGACCCCCGCCGCGATGCGCTGCCGGTGACGCCGGCGGCGCATTTCCACATGGGCGGGCTGGCCACCGATGCGGACGGCCGCACCAGCGTGCCGGGGCTGTACGCGGTGGGCGAGGTGGCCTGCAACGGCGTGCACGGCGCCAACCGCCTGGCCAGCAATTCGCTGCTCGAAGGCGTGCTGGGCGGCCGCCGGCTGGGTGAGCTGCTGGCGAATGCCCCGGTGCCGGAGCCAGGCCGCGGCCGGCTGCGCGTGGTCGAGCGCGGCGAAAGCCTGCCGCCCGCCCAGCTCACGGCGTTGCACGCGCTGCTGTGGCAGGCGGCCGGTCCGGTGCGCGAGGCCCGCGCCCTGCGCGATGCATGGCGGGCCTGCGCGGCGCTGGCCGAGGCCGGCTGGCAGGCCCGGCTGGCCAAGGCGCTGCTGCGTGCGATGCGCCTGCGTCGGCATTCGCTGGGCGCGCATTGGCGGGAGGATCGCGGCTGTCCGCGCTGA
- the trhA gene encoding PAQR family membrane homeostasis protein TrhA, translating into MSPTRSGAIARTQSWREELANSLSHGLGLLLAIAGLPVLVLRADHLDSGYAMAGALSFGGSAVLLYLASTLYHAMAHPKAKAILRALDHAAIYLLIAGTYTPITLGVLRGGWGWGLFGLVWGLALAGMLFKALGGMRFPRVSTALYLAMGWVGVIAIHPLWVRMETGGLAWLAAGGLAYSLGVVFFVLDEKLRYSHFIWHLFVLAGTTCHFFAVLLYAF; encoded by the coding sequence ATGTCACCGACCCGCAGTGGTGCCATCGCCCGGACGCAGAGCTGGCGCGAGGAGCTGGCCAACAGCCTCAGCCACGGGCTGGGCCTGCTGCTGGCCATCGCCGGCCTGCCGGTGCTGGTGCTGCGCGCCGACCACCTCGACAGCGGCTACGCGATGGCCGGTGCGCTCAGTTTCGGCGGCAGCGCGGTGCTGCTGTACCTGGCCTCGACGCTGTACCACGCGATGGCGCATCCGAAGGCCAAGGCGATCCTGCGCGCGCTCGACCACGCGGCGATCTACCTGCTGATCGCCGGAACCTATACGCCGATCACGCTGGGCGTGCTGCGCGGGGGCTGGGGCTGGGGGCTGTTTGGCCTGGTCTGGGGCCTGGCCCTGGCCGGCATGCTGTTCAAGGCGCTGGGCGGGATGCGCTTCCCGCGCGTGTCCACCGCGTTGTACCTGGCCATGGGCTGGGTGGGCGTGATCGCGATCCACCCGCTGTGGGTGCGCATGGAAACCGGCGGGCTGGCCTGGCTGGCCGCCGGCGGGCTGGCCTACAGCCTGGGCGTGGTGTTCTTCGTGCTGGACGAGAAGCTGCGCTACAGCCATTTCATCTGGCACCTGTTCGTGCTGGCCGGCACCACCTGCCACTTCTTCGCCGTACTGCTCTACGCGTTCTGA
- the deoD gene encoding purine-nucleoside phosphorylase, which produces MSTPHLDARPGDIADTVLLPGDPLRARHIAHEFLDQVVEVNTRRNMLGYTGHYRGLRVSVLGSGMGIPSCAIYATELARVFGVRRIVRVGTCGGVGDVALGDLLLAQAASTDSNFNRLQFGGHDLAACADFGLMRAAVDTAAAQRVALRVAGVFSTDCFYGGDPQLLARLLAHRIRGVEMESAGLYGVAMREGFQALSMLTVSDHLEHDAHMPPTQREQGLARMAALVLDSLLPAAG; this is translated from the coding sequence ATGAGCACGCCCCACCTCGACGCCAGGCCCGGCGATATCGCCGACACCGTATTGCTGCCGGGCGACCCATTGCGCGCAAGACACATCGCGCACGAGTTCCTCGACCAGGTGGTCGAAGTCAACACGCGCCGCAACATGCTCGGCTACACCGGCCACTACCGCGGCCTGCGCGTGTCGGTGCTGGGCAGCGGCATGGGCATCCCGTCCTGCGCGATCTACGCCACCGAACTGGCGCGGGTGTTCGGCGTACGCCGGATCGTGCGCGTGGGCACCTGCGGCGGGGTGGGCGACGTCGCGCTCGGCGACCTGCTGCTGGCGCAGGCGGCATCGACCGACTCGAACTTCAACCGGTTGCAATTCGGCGGCCACGACCTGGCCGCGTGCGCCGATTTCGGCCTGATGCGCGCGGCCGTCGACACCGCCGCCGCGCAGCGCGTCGCCCTGCGCGTCGCCGGCGTGTTCAGCACCGACTGCTTCTACGGCGGCGACCCGCAGCTGCTCGCGCGGCTGCTGGCGCACCGCATCCGCGGGGTCGAGATGGAATCGGCCGGGCTCTACGGCGTGGCCATGCGCGAAGGCTTCCAGGCACTGTCCATGCTGACCGTCAGCGACCACCTGGAACATGACGCGCACATGCCGCCGACGCAGCGCGAACAGGGTCTGGCGCGGATGGCCGCGCTGGTGCTGGACAGCCTGCTGCCGGCGGCGGGTTGA
- the fabA gene encoding 3-hydroxyacyl-[acyl-carrier-protein] dehydratase FabA encodes MTRPSSFDYEQLRACGRGELFGDDNARLPSPPMLMFDRITQISEEGGAYGKGLIHAEMDIHPKLWFFDCHFIGDPVMPGCLGLDAMWQLSGFFLPWLGEPGRGRALGVGNVKFSGQVMPTAKLVRYEIDIRRVMRGKLRLVIADGKTFVDDRLIYEASDMRVGLFQTTEGF; translated from the coding sequence ATGACACGTCCTTCCTCCTTCGACTACGAACAGCTGCGTGCCTGTGGTCGCGGCGAGCTGTTCGGCGACGACAATGCCCGTCTGCCTTCGCCGCCGATGCTGATGTTCGATCGCATCACGCAGATTTCCGAGGAAGGTGGTGCCTACGGCAAGGGTTTGATCCACGCCGAGATGGACATCCATCCGAAGCTATGGTTTTTCGACTGCCACTTCATCGGCGATCCGGTGATGCCCGGTTGCCTGGGCCTGGATGCGATGTGGCAGCTCAGCGGTTTCTTCCTGCCGTGGCTGGGCGAACCCGGTCGCGGCCGCGCGCTCGGCGTGGGCAACGTGAAGTTCTCCGGCCAGGTGATGCCGACGGCGAAGCTGGTGCGCTACGAGATCGATATCCGCCGCGTGATGCGCGGCAAGCTGCGGCTGGTGATTGCCGACGGCAAGACCTTCGTCGACGATCGCCTGATCTATGAAGCCAGCGACATGCGCGTCGGCCTGTTCCAGACCACCGAGGGTTTTTGA
- the deoC gene encoding deoxyribose-phosphate aldolase, with amino-acid sequence MPDDARSPRALATRLLSLLDLTSLGENDTPARIEALCAAALAAPVLPAALCVYPEHVAGARRQLQGSAIKLATVVNFPDGGGDPARVERETQRALAAGADEIDLVLPYRALLAGDAATAGAVVRAGRAVCSDGVVLKLIIESGELGSAERIRQACAIGLDAGVDFLKTSTGKVPLNATPAAAAVMLDAIAEAGGRCGFKAAGGIRTLADAAAYLALAEARLGPGWADPAHFRIGASALFGELVAATS; translated from the coding sequence GTGCCCGACGACGCCCGCAGCCCGCGCGCCCTGGCGACGCGCCTGTTGTCCCTGCTTGACCTGACCAGCCTGGGCGAGAACGACACGCCGGCGCGGATCGAGGCACTGTGCGCGGCCGCGCTGGCCGCGCCGGTGTTGCCGGCGGCGCTGTGCGTCTACCCGGAGCACGTGGCCGGCGCACGGCGCCAGCTGCAGGGCAGCGCGATCAAGCTGGCGACGGTGGTGAATTTCCCCGACGGCGGCGGCGACCCGGCCCGGGTCGAGCGCGAAACGCAGCGGGCGCTGGCGGCCGGTGCCGATGAGATCGACCTGGTCCTGCCCTACCGCGCGCTGCTGGCTGGCGATGCGGCTACCGCTGGCGCCGTGGTGCGTGCCGGTCGTGCGGTCTGCAGCGACGGCGTCGTGCTCAAACTGATCATCGAGAGCGGCGAGCTGGGCAGCGCCGAACGCATTCGCCAGGCGTGTGCGATCGGGCTCGATGCCGGCGTGGATTTCCTCAAGACCTCCACCGGCAAGGTGCCGCTCAACGCGACTCCGGCAGCCGCGGCGGTGATGCTCGACGCGATCGCCGAAGCGGGCGGGCGCTGCGGCTTCAAGGCGGCCGGCGGCATCCGCACGCTGGCCGATGCGGCCGCCTATCTGGCGCTGGCCGAGGCGCGGCTCGGGCCGGGCTGGGCCGACCCGGCGCATTTCCGCATCGGCGCCAGCGCGCTGTTCGGCGAGCTGGTGGCGGCAACGTCGTGA